From the Manis javanica isolate MJ-LG chromosome 11, MJ_LKY, whole genome shotgun sequence genome, one window contains:
- the LOC108396318 gene encoding LOW QUALITY PROTEIN: alpha-1,3-mannosyl-glycoprotein 4-beta-N-acetylglucosaminyltransferase-like protein MGAT4E (The sequence of the model RefSeq protein was modified relative to this genomic sequence to represent the inferred CDS: inserted 4 bases in 3 codons; substituted 1 base at 1 genomic stop codon), giving the protein MRCSIRRCIIASVSIGFLWLFTILEVPREIEDDRNTMAIKGGSRFALSMPQEDNYRRRKDLRPPEDWQTLTFKCIKTIPQRRKTWLTVGISSVPRPGQNNLLYTLVSSFRAASKAEQKHLSVLVHLAASDLTRLQETIVRTSSLFSSQISAGQLILIGAALDASPTVAGTTDSALSGESYFKQSTDHAFLRSFAXNLSDYFLVLEDNVFCAPNFVTHMLWQVNTMRPNPWVLLELTDVGSLGRLPHSRDLPALAHFLIFPKEKPLDRLTPCFRVLLAQRNPGLCSPFFFYRRLSXTSSGGQKAVPAQRKNPCGPDNPLGAIFTDMKVFDAHFPWEAYTLDESFFWTRNVXVILNHPADLSRVQVLTGTTVDGKCALAKGQVELGREPEGVPXHCTSFSLLGHLLEGQVDQEIFQGTMGFAVSCIRLVVKANQVGGLIIRHINFWGENAKEMEAAQS; this is encoded by the exons ATGCGGTGTTCCATTAGGCGCTGCATCATAGCCTCAGTGAGCATCGGATTCCTGTGGCTCTTCACCATTTTGGAAGTCCCCAGGGAAATTGAAGATGACCGAAACACGATGGCCATCAAAG GAGGTTCACGTTTTGCTTTGTCAATGCCCCAGGAGGACAATTACAGGAGAAGGAAGGACCTGAGACCACCAGAAGACTGGCAGACTCTCACCTTCAAGTGTATTAAAACAATCCCACAGAGAAGAAAGA CATGGCTGACGGTGGGGATCTCCTCCGTGCCACGCCCGGGTCAAAACAACCTCTTGTACACTCTGGTCAGCTCGTTCCGTGCTGCCTCTAAGGCTGAGCAGAAACATCTCTCAGTCCTGGTCCACCTGGCAGCTTCTGACCTCACCAGGCTCCAAGAAACCATTGTCCGTACTTCAAGCCTCTTCAGCTCACAGATCTCGGCAGGACAGTTGATACTGATCGGTGCTGCCCTAGACGCCTCCCCCACTGTGGCTGGCACCACGGACAGTGCCCTTAGTGGGGAATCCTACTTCAAGCAGAGTACAGATCACGCCTTCCTCAGGAGCTTTG CAAACCTCTCCGATTACTTCCTGGTACTGGAGGACAACGTCTTTTGTGCCCCTAACTTTGTCACCCACATGCTTTGGCAGGTGAACACCATGAGGCCCAACCCGTGGGTCCTACTGGAGCTCACAGATGTGGGGTCCCTTGGTCGACTCCCCCACAGCAGGGACCTCCCGGCCCTGGCTCACTTCCTCATCTTCCCCAAGGAGAAGCCCCTTGACAGGCTGACCCCTTGTTTCCGTGTTCTCCTGGCCCAGAGAAACCCGGGCCTCTGCAGTCCTTTCTTCTTCTACCGCCGGCTCTCCTGAACGTCCAGTGGCGGCCAGAAGGCCGTACCAGCTCAGAGAAAGAACCCCTGTGGTCCTGACAACCCACTGGGAGCCATTTTCACAGATATGAAGGTTTTTGATGCTCATTTTCCCTGGGAGGCCTATACCCTGGATGAGTCATTCTTTTGGACCCGCAATGT AGTCATTTTGAACCATCCTGCAGACTTGAGCAGAGTACAGGTGTTGACAGGCACCACTGTGGATGGAAAGTGCGCCCTAGCGAAGGGGCAGGTGGAGCTGGGCCGTGAGCCCGAGGGGGTGC TGCATTGTACCAGCTTCTCCTTGCTGGGCCATCTCCTGGAAGGGCAGGTGGATCAGGAGATTTTTCAAGGAACAATGGGATTCGCAGTGAGCTGTATAAGGCTAGTGGTGAAAGCTAATCAGGTTGGTGGCCTCATAATCAGGCATATTAACTTCTGGGGGGAAAATGCCAAAGAGATGGAAGCAGCTCAGAGTTGA